One Tunturibacter gelidoferens genomic region harbors:
- a CDS encoding LacI family DNA-binding transcriptional regulator, translated as MRNHRNMSLVLCGTTSDPMNSTPRSAGIKDIARALGISIGTVDRVLHNRTGVSLKTKARVLETAEKLGYKPNLAAQALKLNRTIEIAVVLPKQISHFFDPLRAGIRSAAEATVGMRVKVTFHEYPRLGQGDGELLETKLKEKCDGIIFTPGNPRKLDSIINRLTAHGTAMLCVASDAPSSERIGLVSAHAYTSGALAAELLAHKLARKAHVATITGELTTLDHADKLRGFAATLAMLAPHLSLLPAVESHERPKEAYRQTIALLRGETKPQGLYISTANSIPVLQALEEEGLLGKIQVVTTDLFQELVPLIETGKILATLYQRPFTQGKVAFESLVAYLLEEKKASPMIRLAPHIIFRSNLPLFTDRLDDLTDTSQS; from the coding sequence ATGCGAAACCACCGTAACATGAGTCTTGTGCTTTGTGGCACAACTTCTGACCCGATGAATAGCACACCCAGATCTGCCGGAATCAAAGACATAGCTCGAGCACTCGGGATCTCGATTGGCACGGTCGATCGAGTCCTGCATAACCGTACTGGCGTCAGTTTGAAGACCAAGGCCCGTGTGCTTGAGACGGCGGAGAAGTTGGGCTATAAACCCAATCTTGCCGCGCAGGCGCTGAAGCTCAACCGCACGATCGAAATTGCAGTCGTTCTTCCCAAGCAGATCTCCCATTTCTTCGATCCTTTGCGCGCGGGGATACGCTCCGCTGCAGAAGCCACCGTCGGAATGCGCGTCAAAGTCACCTTTCATGAGTATCCGCGTTTGGGACAGGGAGACGGCGAGTTGCTCGAGACCAAGCTGAAGGAGAAATGCGACGGCATCATCTTTACCCCTGGAAATCCGAGGAAACTTGATTCGATCATCAATCGCTTGACCGCGCATGGCACCGCGATGCTCTGTGTCGCCAGCGATGCACCCTCCAGCGAGCGGATCGGTCTCGTTTCTGCGCACGCCTATACCAGCGGTGCGTTGGCGGCGGAACTTCTGGCTCATAAGCTCGCGCGGAAAGCGCATGTGGCGACCATCACTGGCGAACTCACGACTCTCGATCACGCGGACAAACTTCGCGGCTTCGCGGCTACTCTTGCCATGCTTGCTCCTCATCTCAGCTTGCTTCCGGCGGTCGAGTCGCATGAACGTCCCAAGGAAGCGTATCGCCAAACAATCGCTCTGCTCCGCGGTGAAACGAAGCCGCAAGGCCTGTATATCAGCACAGCGAACAGCATTCCGGTTCTCCAGGCGCTTGAAGAGGAAGGCCTGCTTGGGAAGATTCAAGTCGTCACTACCGATCTGTTCCAAGAGTTGGTCCCTCTGATCGAGACGGGCAAAATTCTCGCAACGCTCTATCAACGTCCTTTCACTCAAGGAAAGGTTGCGTTTGAAAGCCTCGTCGCCTATCTTCTCGAAGAGAAGAAGGCCTCTCCTATGATCCGCCTCGCACCGCATATTATTTTTCGCAGCAACCTTCCTCTCTTCACTGACCGCTTGGACGACCTGACGGACACGTCGCAGTCTTAG
- a CDS encoding glycoside hydrolase family 95 protein, with product MTVDIALSQRAGTLVALQRVSVSPTRREFVRAGLALAAVPVNARLALGEEAGADQVLWYRGEARRWLEALPIGNGRIGGMVYGGVTRERIALTESTVWSGAPGVSDINPGGASHLDKMRSLLFQGDYVQARKLCEECLLSHPTSFGTNLPLLDLVLELTHRGDPSQYRRTLDLDEGVARVEYRADGNRFTREVFSSNPDGVLVVNLRSDTPGHVSLKMIFESIKLPGKIVRFGSDTLIFRGHAFESMHSDGKQGVEVECSARLFHVGGVITSGEEHLQINNADAVTLIVTIATSYGGHVPEMDCAKALQGTTSKSYAELRRNHIADHQTLFRRVQIDLGSRAGAKRIPTDQRRRSLEAGVSDPGLCALFFQYGRYLTIAGSRANSPLPLALQGIWNDGLASSMGWTDDFHLDINTEQNYWLAEVGNLTDSQLPLFTLIEQMIGSGRRTARSLYGVRGWVSHVVTNPWVYTAPGWGLGWGIFVTSGIWISLQMWEHFRFTQDIEFLRERVYPVLKEAAEFFIAYMVEHPKHGWLVTGPSDSPENWFRTTSGAECSESMGPTCDRVLVYALFSICLEIQGRLAIDSSFGSELRRAREKLPPFQIGRHGQLQEWLEDFEEAQPNHRHTSHLIALYPENQISPEKTPELANAARVTLKRRINQPDWEDTEWSRANLVNYYARLWDGEAAHRHLVGLIGKATEDNLLTYSRGGVAGATQNIFAVDGNTAGAAGLAEMLLQSQGDFLHLLPALPVAWSDGRVSGLCARGGFQVDMRWRSKRLISATISSKRGGTCNVRYRSTVLSIRVERGGKVCLTEMSFRSKESVGTHEPIVSL from the coding sequence ATGACCGTAGATATTGCCCTCTCCCAGCGGGCAGGGACTTTAGTGGCTCTGCAGAGGGTGTCTGTGTCTCCTACTAGGCGGGAATTTGTTCGGGCCGGTCTGGCTCTCGCTGCCGTTCCGGTCAACGCACGCCTTGCACTCGGAGAGGAGGCGGGGGCTGACCAGGTTCTTTGGTACCGCGGCGAAGCGAGGCGTTGGCTCGAGGCCCTTCCTATAGGGAATGGAAGGATCGGCGGGATGGTCTACGGGGGCGTCACGAGGGAGCGGATCGCCTTGACTGAGTCAACGGTTTGGTCCGGCGCGCCAGGCGTATCCGATATCAATCCAGGAGGAGCGTCGCATCTCGATAAGATGCGCTCCCTCCTCTTTCAAGGAGATTATGTTCAGGCACGAAAGCTCTGTGAAGAATGTCTTCTCAGTCACCCAACTTCATTTGGCACAAACCTACCGCTGCTCGATCTGGTTTTAGAATTGACTCATCGCGGTGACCCAAGCCAGTACCGGCGGACCCTCGATCTGGACGAGGGAGTTGCTCGTGTAGAGTATCGGGCCGACGGGAATCGCTTTACGCGAGAGGTGTTCTCTTCAAATCCAGATGGTGTACTTGTCGTTAACCTGCGAAGCGATACCCCTGGGCATGTCAGCCTCAAAATGATCTTCGAGAGTATCAAATTACCAGGAAAGATCGTTCGGTTCGGATCTGACACTCTTATTTTTCGAGGACATGCATTCGAATCGATGCACAGTGATGGGAAGCAGGGCGTTGAAGTGGAGTGCAGCGCCCGTCTATTCCACGTGGGGGGAGTGATTACGAGCGGGGAAGAGCATCTGCAGATCAATAATGCAGATGCGGTGACGTTAATTGTCACGATTGCCACCAGCTACGGTGGTCACGTTCCGGAGATGGACTGCGCTAAGGCATTACAAGGCACGACTTCAAAGAGTTACGCTGAGCTTCGTCGAAACCATATCGCGGACCATCAAACCCTGTTCCGTCGTGTTCAGATCGATCTCGGATCTCGAGCGGGAGCTAAAAGGATTCCAACCGACCAAAGGCGACGGTCGTTGGAGGCAGGAGTCAGTGATCCTGGATTGTGTGCGCTTTTCTTTCAGTACGGTCGTTACCTGACAATCGCCGGTTCGCGAGCGAATTCACCTCTTCCACTTGCATTGCAGGGAATCTGGAACGATGGACTTGCTTCGAGTATGGGTTGGACCGACGACTTTCATTTGGACATCAATACCGAGCAAAATTATTGGCTAGCCGAGGTTGGCAACCTCACGGACTCACAGCTTCCACTCTTCACTCTGATCGAGCAAATGATTGGTTCAGGCAGGCGCACTGCGCGGAGTCTCTACGGTGTGCGCGGGTGGGTCAGCCATGTGGTCACAAATCCGTGGGTCTATACGGCACCTGGCTGGGGGTTGGGATGGGGAATCTTCGTCACCTCTGGCATCTGGATATCGCTCCAGATGTGGGAGCACTTCCGTTTTACGCAGGATATAGAGTTCCTTCGCGAACGCGTGTATCCAGTATTGAAAGAGGCTGCTGAGTTCTTCATTGCATATATGGTGGAGCATCCGAAACATGGATGGCTGGTCACTGGGCCATCCGACTCACCGGAGAATTGGTTTCGCACTACCTCTGGTGCCGAATGCAGCGAATCGATGGGACCTACGTGTGACCGTGTCCTCGTTTATGCGCTCTTTAGTATCTGTCTGGAAATTCAGGGGAGGCTCGCAATCGACTCTAGCTTCGGCAGCGAGCTTCGACGGGCGCGAGAGAAGCTTCCCCCATTCCAGATTGGGCGTCACGGCCAGTTGCAGGAATGGTTGGAGGACTTCGAAGAAGCTCAGCCGAATCATCGGCACACCTCACACCTAATCGCCCTCTATCCGGAGAATCAAATCTCCCCAGAAAAGACTCCTGAGCTCGCCAACGCTGCGCGCGTCACACTAAAGCGGCGTATCAATCAACCGGATTGGGAAGATACAGAGTGGAGCCGCGCCAATCTCGTGAATTACTACGCCAGACTCTGGGATGGAGAGGCGGCACACCGTCACCTGGTCGGCCTCATCGGCAAAGCGACCGAAGACAATCTCTTAACTTACTCACGCGGTGGCGTTGCTGGCGCGACGCAAAATATCTTCGCGGTCGATGGCAATACCGCTGGAGCTGCCGGTCTTGCCGAGATGCTGCTGCAATCGCAGGGTGACTTCCTGCACCTCTTACCGGCCCTGCCGGTAGCATGGTCGGACGGGCGGGTAAGCGGACTTTGTGCTCGGGGTGGCTTTCAGGTCGACATGCGCTGGCGTTCAAAGCGACTGATCTCTGCGACGATTTCGAGCAAACGCGGTGGGACTTGCAACGTTCGTTACAGAAGTACTGTGCTATCGATTCGGGTAGAGCGGGGCGGTAAAGTGTGCTTGACGGAGATGTCCTTCCGAAGCAAAGAGAGTGTAGGAACACACGAACCGATTGTGTCTTTGTAA
- a CDS encoding alpha-galactosidase, which produces MSYVLGINEKKQLEAIYWGKRLNTSDAFAIPHSDPGLSSFESSINTTQQEFVGWGGGLYVEPDLKVTFPDGNRDLVLEYVSHRIDGNQLTILLKDVSREVYVELQYHVDAATGILKRSAQVQNRTSAPLTVEEIASGTWNLPRGTDYRLRYLTGRWAGEWNLREQIIQPGKTILESRRGSTGAQNNPWFAIDRNGSNDQDHGDVWFGALGWSGSWQISIEQDAAQQVRVTGGPNQFDFGYRLSPGEHLQSPDFYAGYSHDGIGGASRLLHRFEISSILPHAPNPKLRPVLYNSWEATEFKVDEAGQEALAEKAASISVERFVVDDGWFGQRSTDRAGLGDWYVNPEKFPHGLRPLIDKVHSLGMDFGLWVEPEMVNPDSDLYRKHPDWVLNFTGRPRTEGRNQLMLNLARPDVREYVFEFLDKLLRENDIAFLKWDYNRNWSEPGWPAIAPEDEKKVYIAYIQNLYSILEELRTKHPHVEIESCSGGGSRVDLGIMHYTDEVWPSDNTDAFDRLLIQDGFTYAYAPGVMMAWVTDLPTWVNQRTLSLEYRFLSSMQGSLGVGANLNNWKPEDFATAKKMVTQYKQIREIVQRGSLYRLISPQNGSEQSVTESVSEDKRHAVVFAFLHSSQMLYPFPRIYLRGLNTDAKYRIAALDGKLSAGLAAVASGAFWMQHGVDVDLRGDFQAAAFTLEMVDR; this is translated from the coding sequence ATGTCCTATGTGCTCGGAATTAACGAAAAAAAACAACTAGAAGCAATTTATTGGGGAAAACGTCTGAATACATCGGATGCCTTCGCGATACCGCATTCCGATCCTGGCCTATCTTCCTTCGAGTCTTCGATCAACACGACGCAACAAGAGTTCGTTGGCTGGGGCGGAGGACTTTACGTTGAACCTGACCTGAAGGTTACTTTCCCAGATGGAAATAGGGATCTAGTTCTGGAGTATGTTTCGCATCGCATAGACGGGAACCAGCTCACTATTCTGCTGAAGGACGTCTCGCGAGAGGTCTATGTCGAATTGCAGTATCACGTCGATGCAGCTACGGGCATTCTGAAGCGATCGGCACAAGTACAGAACAGAACCTCCGCCCCGCTCACAGTTGAGGAGATTGCTTCGGGCACGTGGAACCTGCCGCGCGGTACTGATTACCGCTTGCGTTACCTCACCGGTCGTTGGGCAGGTGAGTGGAACCTCCGCGAGCAAATCATTCAGCCTGGAAAAACGATTCTCGAGAGCCGTCGCGGATCGACAGGCGCCCAGAACAATCCGTGGTTTGCTATCGATCGAAACGGCTCAAATGACCAGGACCACGGCGACGTTTGGTTTGGCGCCCTGGGGTGGAGCGGCTCCTGGCAGATCAGCATTGAACAGGATGCCGCACAGCAGGTTCGTGTAACAGGTGGCCCCAATCAATTTGATTTTGGCTATCGTCTATCCCCAGGAGAGCACCTGCAGTCACCCGACTTTTATGCTGGCTACTCGCATGACGGCATCGGAGGTGCTTCAAGACTTCTACACCGCTTCGAGATCTCGAGCATCTTGCCGCACGCACCTAATCCGAAGCTTCGTCCCGTTCTGTACAACTCCTGGGAGGCGACAGAGTTCAAGGTGGATGAGGCTGGACAGGAAGCCCTCGCGGAGAAGGCAGCAAGCATCAGTGTCGAGCGCTTCGTCGTAGATGACGGTTGGTTTGGGCAACGCTCTACCGATCGAGCCGGTCTCGGAGACTGGTACGTGAATCCGGAGAAGTTTCCGCATGGCCTCAGGCCGCTGATCGACAAGGTTCACTCTCTCGGCATGGATTTTGGACTATGGGTTGAACCGGAAATGGTCAATCCGGACAGCGATCTCTATCGCAAACATCCTGACTGGGTGTTGAACTTTACCGGTCGGCCACGAACCGAGGGCAGGAATCAGCTGATGCTCAATCTCGCTCGGCCGGATGTACGCGAATATGTCTTCGAGTTTCTCGATAAGCTGCTCAGGGAAAACGACATCGCATTTTTGAAGTGGGATTACAACCGCAACTGGTCCGAACCGGGCTGGCCCGCGATAGCGCCCGAGGACGAGAAGAAGGTTTACATCGCCTATATCCAAAACCTCTACTCCATCCTCGAGGAACTGCGCACGAAACATCCACATGTCGAGATTGAAAGTTGCTCCGGAGGTGGGAGTCGGGTGGATCTCGGCATCATGCATTACACCGACGAGGTTTGGCCGTCCGACAATACCGATGCGTTCGATCGTCTATTGATACAGGACGGCTTCACCTATGCGTATGCTCCAGGTGTGATGATGGCGTGGGTCACGGACTTGCCGACCTGGGTCAATCAACGAACTCTGTCGCTCGAATACCGTTTTCTCTCTTCCATGCAGGGATCACTCGGCGTCGGTGCAAACCTGAACAATTGGAAGCCGGAGGATTTTGCAACTGCGAAAAAGATGGTGACCCAGTACAAACAGATTCGGGAGATCGTGCAGCGGGGATCGCTCTACCGCTTGATCTCACCACAGAATGGAAGTGAGCAATCTGTGACTGAATCGGTGTCGGAAGATAAGCGACACGCCGTCGTTTTCGCCTTTCTGCACTCCAGCCAGATGCTATATCCCTTTCCAAGAATTTATCTCCGCGGATTGAACACCGACGCGAAGTATCGGATCGCGGCACTTGACGGGAAGCTGTCCGCAGGCTTGGCGGCAGTTGCCAGCGGGGCTTTCTGGATGCAGCATGGCGTTGATGTTGACCTCCGTGGAGATTTCCAGGCTGCTGCTTTCACATTGGAGATGGTAGATCGATAG
- a CDS encoding oxidoreductase yields the protein MSGNSRRIRVGLIGYGYAGKIFHAPLIRAVPGLALTMVGSSRPEVVRKDLGEIAVCSPAEVAIHPDVDLVVIASPNDSHYPLASAALRAGKDVVVDKPFTVTLAEARSLLQIAEEQGRMISVFHNRRWESEIQATRAVLQSGALGVVSHYECHMDRYRPHVRQRWREDEGPGAGLWFDLGPHLIDQTLYLFGLPQSISASFATLREGGKTDDWAHVQLNYERMRTILHASLLVSKGGPRTIVHGTRASWMKYGADVQEAQLKEGMVPGSPGFGYDPHPGLLYDGETGRRTEIPAPLGNQQMYYMQIRDAILGGQREASIPGIDAVAVMAVLETTFHSAKQGRVLPLSMSPDEIAQ from the coding sequence ATGAGCGGAAATTCCAGAAGAATTCGTGTCGGTCTAATCGGCTATGGGTATGCAGGAAAGATCTTTCATGCGCCACTTATCCGCGCGGTTCCGGGGCTTGCGCTAACGATGGTGGGCTCAAGCAGGCCGGAGGTTGTGCGGAAGGACCTGGGTGAGATCGCGGTTTGTTCTCCTGCGGAGGTGGCGATACATCCCGATGTCGATCTGGTGGTGATCGCGAGCCCTAACGACAGCCACTATCCGCTTGCTTCGGCTGCGCTGCGAGCGGGGAAAGATGTGGTCGTCGACAAGCCGTTCACGGTGACGCTGGCCGAGGCGCGCTCTCTGCTGCAAATCGCGGAGGAGCAGGGAAGAATGATTTCGGTCTTTCACAATCGCCGATGGGAGAGCGAGATTCAGGCTACACGCGCGGTGCTGCAGTCGGGCGCGCTTGGTGTGGTCTCACATTATGAGTGCCACATGGACCGCTACCGGCCTCACGTTCGTCAGCGCTGGCGCGAGGATGAGGGCCCAGGTGCCGGATTGTGGTTTGACCTGGGGCCACATCTTATCGATCAGACGCTGTATCTCTTCGGCCTCCCACAATCTATTAGTGCAAGCTTTGCCACTCTGCGCGAAGGCGGAAAGACAGACGACTGGGCTCATGTTCAGCTGAACTATGAGCGCATGCGAACTATTCTTCATGCGTCGTTGCTGGTATCGAAAGGCGGTCCAAGGACAATCGTGCATGGGACACGAGCGAGCTGGATGAAGTACGGTGCGGATGTGCAGGAGGCGCAGCTGAAAGAAGGCATGGTACCTGGCAGTCCTGGTTTCGGCTACGACCCTCACCCCGGCCTTCTGTATGACGGCGAGACTGGCAGGCGCACAGAGATTCCGGCGCCGTTAGGCAATCAGCAGATGTACTACATGCAGATTAGGGACGCGATTCTCGGAGGGCAGCGGGAGGCTTCGATTCCGGGGATCGATGCGGTTGCGGTGATGGCTGTGCTGGAGACAACATTTCACTCGGCCAAGCAGGGAAGGGTGCTGCCGCTCTCGATGAGCCCAGATGAGATTGCGCAGTAG
- a CDS encoding lactonase family protein, which produces MKQRSSLNRRHFLRIVGTASLALRTSMARGLPSSPHLAYVGSGHDEIHVFQVDGLNWALKQIVACKVPASLTVHPNRRTLYAINQVADHQHLPTGSVETFTLAPDGTLTAFSKTSLSLSATLPRHLTLSPDGKSAVVAIHGGGAYNLLSLLEGGQCPQVAGILKETGCGPDALHQLSAHPSMALFDTTHGRVLTSDTGSDQISVLAVSETSLTVHQRFATDAGSGPAHLVLHPKGDILFVANQLNRSLCSYKYDPEHGRILHCIQRIAEDTGGPLALHPSGRALYTIGGREDDVLQVWHIDRPPGILNRFQSWHLHSGRSVAMTAERDTLHVVSETFDGVLRFTADPADGRLSGPILAAEVPEPLSIATLSM; this is translated from the coding sequence ATGAAGCAACGCTCCTCCCTCAATCGCAGACACTTCCTTCGCATCGTGGGCACCGCCTCCCTTGCGCTGCGAACGAGCATGGCGCGTGGTCTTCCGTCGTCTCCTCATCTTGCATACGTCGGGAGCGGCCACGACGAGATCCACGTCTTCCAGGTTGATGGTCTCAACTGGGCCCTCAAGCAGATCGTAGCCTGCAAAGTTCCCGCCTCCCTCACAGTCCATCCGAATCGCCGTACTCTCTACGCCATCAACCAGGTCGCTGACCACCAACACCTGCCCACAGGCTCAGTCGAAACCTTCACCCTCGCACCCGATGGCACACTTACCGCATTCAGTAAAACTTCCCTCTCGCTCTCCGCTACCCTCCCCCGGCACCTCACTCTATCGCCCGATGGCAAAAGCGCTGTCGTAGCAATCCACGGGGGCGGAGCTTACAACCTCCTTTCCCTCCTCGAGGGCGGCCAGTGCCCACAGGTAGCTGGAATTCTCAAGGAAACTGGCTGCGGACCCGATGCACTACATCAGCTCTCCGCCCATCCCAGCATGGCTCTCTTTGACACGACACATGGCCGCGTCCTCACATCTGACACAGGCAGTGACCAAATCAGCGTCCTGGCAGTCAGCGAAACCAGCCTCACAGTGCACCAGAGATTCGCCACAGACGCAGGCAGCGGACCGGCCCATCTCGTACTGCATCCCAAAGGAGATATTCTCTTCGTTGCCAACCAGCTAAATCGCTCCCTATGCAGTTACAAATACGACCCTGAACATGGAAGAATTCTCCACTGCATCCAACGCATCGCCGAAGACACCGGCGGACCTTTGGCTCTCCATCCATCAGGCCGCGCCCTCTACACCATCGGCGGCAGGGAGGACGATGTCCTTCAGGTCTGGCACATCGATCGCCCCCCCGGCATACTAAATCGATTCCAGAGTTGGCACCTGCACTCCGGAAGATCCGTCGCCATGACAGCAGAGCGCGATACCCTCCATGTCGTAAGCGAGACCTTCGACGGCGTGCTGCGTTTTACAGCAGATCCCGCCGACGGACGTCTCAGTGGTCCCATACTGGCAGCAGAGGTCCCTGAGCCACTCAGCATCGCGACACTCTCCATGTAA
- a CDS encoding FAD-dependent oxidoreductase has protein sequence MPIIITRDDPRYASLQKGHNARFPEKETDAAKRIFLCESSADAADALQQIVSAGLRPTIRSGGHCYEDFVANNPSGAILDLSLLSGVNDGRSAPPYRIGPGVQLWNGYLELYKRYGVTLPGGTCGTVAAGGHISGGGYGLLSRLHGLSSDWLTAVEILTVDGSGKVIPRRVNAHHDADLFRACRGAGGGSLGVITSYEFNKLPHPPAEVIEAYISFPWEGMTEEKFVSLLKTFGEYWETRGQEPDAWGMFAVLVVSHQSRGGHMGMSVQFCNPDGTCRDLAALNDYLDCFLQCGSPASPADGTGHAGLSARKDAGESLCSGVHTVRRRNWLDATGGNNGSGSSARAKYKSAYMKRGFTEVEARCIYKHMTRTIPNVDLRGSVIEMDSYGGAINRKELLETTSVAQRSSVLKLQFMSFWGNPEDDAGRLQWIRDIYKDLYSGPDSDPDHKETPWWSPRYEGCYINYPDRDMLSYTYWPQLYYGHGKLYPFLQTVKRKYDPNNIFHHAMSIRP, from the coding sequence ATGCCCATTATCATCACACGCGACGACCCGCGATATGCGAGCTTGCAAAAAGGCCATAACGCGCGATTCCCGGAGAAAGAGACCGACGCTGCAAAACGGATCTTCCTGTGTGAATCCTCTGCCGACGCTGCTGACGCGCTTCAGCAGATTGTGAGCGCTGGCCTGCGGCCAACCATACGCAGCGGAGGGCACTGCTATGAGGACTTCGTCGCAAATAATCCCAGCGGCGCCATTCTGGATCTGAGCCTTCTTTCCGGCGTCAACGACGGCAGAAGTGCCCCGCCCTATCGGATTGGTCCCGGAGTACAGCTCTGGAACGGGTACCTCGAGTTGTACAAGCGTTACGGTGTAACGCTTCCAGGAGGGACTTGTGGAACCGTCGCGGCAGGTGGCCACATCAGCGGCGGAGGATATGGCCTCTTGTCGCGGCTCCATGGTCTCTCCTCCGACTGGCTGACTGCCGTAGAGATCCTGACGGTCGATGGAAGTGGCAAGGTCATTCCTCGCCGAGTAAATGCGCACCACGACGCAGACCTCTTTCGCGCCTGCCGAGGTGCAGGAGGCGGTAGCCTGGGTGTCATCACCTCCTACGAATTCAACAAACTTCCGCACCCTCCAGCGGAGGTCATCGAGGCTTACATCTCCTTTCCGTGGGAGGGTATGACAGAAGAAAAGTTCGTATCACTCTTGAAGACATTCGGAGAGTACTGGGAGACTCGTGGCCAGGAACCAGACGCCTGGGGTATGTTCGCGGTCCTGGTGGTCTCGCATCAGTCGCGCGGCGGGCACATGGGAATGTCCGTGCAGTTCTGTAACCCCGACGGCACATGTCGCGATCTGGCTGCGCTCAACGATTATCTGGACTGCTTCCTTCAATGCGGTTCCCCAGCATCTCCGGCAGATGGCACTGGCCATGCAGGACTCTCAGCCAGAAAAGACGCAGGCGAATCTCTCTGCTCTGGAGTCCACACCGTCCGACGACGAAACTGGCTCGACGCAACAGGTGGCAACAACGGCTCCGGCAGCAGCGCCCGCGCCAAGTACAAATCTGCCTATATGAAACGCGGCTTCACTGAGGTTGAAGCTCGTTGCATCTACAAACACATGACCCGGACGATCCCGAACGTTGATCTTCGGGGCTCAGTGATCGAGATGGACTCCTACGGCGGAGCGATTAACCGCAAAGAACTCCTCGAAACGACCTCCGTCGCGCAACGGTCCTCGGTGCTCAAACTCCAATTCATGTCCTTCTGGGGAAATCCCGAAGACGACGCCGGAAGACTTCAGTGGATCCGTGACATTTACAAAGATCTCTACTCGGGCCCCGACTCCGACCCCGACCACAAAGAAACTCCCTGGTGGAGCCCCCGCTATGAGGGTTGCTACATCAACTACCCCGATCGGGATATGCTCTCCTACACTTACTGGCCTCAGCTCTACTATGGCCACGGAAAACTATACCCATTCCTCCAGACCGTAAAGCGCAAGTACGACCCCAACAACATCTTTCATCACGCCATGTCGATACGACCCTGA
- a CDS encoding MFS transporter, which yields MYFERHTRVRFLLAFWLFVLSGVAFLDRTNISIAGIQISKEYGLGNQRLGWIFSAFLIGYAGFQLPAGWLAARFGPRRVLTLGVLWWGIATALTAMLPSGISHAVMLLIAIRFALGAGEAVIYPAANQFVARWVPIRERGFINGLIFAGVGAGSGLTPPLLTWLITHHGWRAAFWFSAIVGLIAGSIWWQYSRDTPEEHPEVGPLELSEIHAGINGTVQEHRALSSETVEISWRAIFHRRDLPALMIGYFSFGYVAWIFFSWFFLYMAQVRGFDLKSSARYAMLPFLSMTICCLAGGAISDKLTDLYGLRIGRAGLASMALLATACFLVVGSMVHSPQLAGVILAGGAGALYLSQSSFWSVSIDIAGRSSGVFSSMVNMGGQIGGAVTASLTPWIAQRFGWTTSFALAAILAVIGALCWLTVHPERPLDA from the coding sequence GTGTATTTCGAACGCCATACCCGAGTCAGGTTTCTGCTTGCCTTCTGGCTCTTCGTCCTGAGTGGCGTCGCCTTTCTCGATCGAACCAACATCTCGATCGCCGGGATACAAATCAGTAAAGAGTATGGACTGGGGAATCAGCGTTTAGGCTGGATCTTCAGCGCATTTCTTATTGGGTATGCGGGTTTTCAGCTTCCGGCGGGATGGCTTGCGGCTCGCTTTGGCCCGCGCCGGGTTCTTACCCTTGGAGTTTTGTGGTGGGGCATAGCAACTGCGCTAACGGCGATGCTGCCTTCAGGGATATCCCATGCGGTGATGTTGCTCATTGCGATCCGGTTTGCTCTGGGCGCAGGCGAGGCTGTAATTTACCCCGCGGCGAATCAGTTTGTTGCTCGATGGGTTCCGATTCGTGAGCGCGGCTTCATCAACGGGCTTATCTTTGCGGGAGTCGGCGCCGGCAGCGGGCTAACTCCACCTCTGCTGACGTGGTTGATCACACATCACGGATGGCGGGCGGCCTTTTGGTTCAGTGCGATTGTGGGTCTGATTGCGGGAAGCATCTGGTGGCAGTACTCACGAGATACCCCCGAGGAGCACCCCGAAGTTGGACCGCTAGAGCTAAGCGAAATTCATGCCGGAATCAACGGAACCGTTCAGGAGCACCGTGCACTCAGCTCCGAAACGGTTGAGATTTCGTGGCGTGCGATCTTCCATCGCCGTGATCTTCCAGCGCTGATGATCGGCTACTTCAGCTTCGGCTACGTCGCGTGGATCTTCTTTAGCTGGTTCTTTCTTTACATGGCACAGGTGCGAGGCTTCGATCTCAAATCGAGTGCGCGCTACGCCATGCTTCCATTCTTGTCGATGACGATCTGCTGTCTCGCGGGGGGTGCAATCAGTGACAAACTCACGGACCTGTACGGTCTGCGTATCGGCCGCGCCGGTCTGGCGTCGATGGCGCTTCTTGCAACGGCGTGTTTTTTGGTGGTCGGATCGATGGTTCATAGTCCGCAGCTTGCAGGAGTCATCCTCGCGGGTGGGGCCGGCGCACTGTATCTGTCGCAGAGCTCGTTCTGGTCTGTTTCCATTGATATTGCAGGTCGCAGCTCCGGAGTGTTTTCGAGCATGGTGAATATGGGGGGGCAGATCGGGGGTGCGGTGACAGCGTCACTGACTCCGTGGATCGCTCAACGCTTCGGCTGGACGACTTCTTTTGCACTTGCTGCGATTTTGGCCGTGATTGGGGCACTTTGCTGGTTGACGGTGCATCCAGAGCGTCCGCTCGACGCCTAG